In Glycine max cultivar Williams 82 chromosome 10, Glycine_max_v4.0, whole genome shotgun sequence, the DNA window tCTTTGTTGGCcattataaaatcataattcaaaataaccaAGGTCCTTTAAGGCCATTATTATTTGATACAACTAAAGACAAGACTCTGGTTACAGCCccctttaaattaaattgagatACTGTTAGGAACCCCCATGCCAGTTAGTCCACCTTTACTAGAAGGATAAAGCAAGGTGTATGGCATCTTAACTGGACCATACCGGTTTCTGAATTTCTCATCACTATTCATTCTCAAGATCCTTTCCTCAATATCAGCAAGTTTTTTGCCAAACTTCTCAAAGGCTTGCAATGGCTCAGCATCAGATGTCCAATCTGGAGTGTCTCTCTGCCCAAGGTAGACCTCATCACTAGAATGTTTGGACAAGATCTCTACAAGTGAAATGCCAAGAACAGCCAGAAACTGTGAAGTAACTGTTTTCAGATAAGCCTTATCAGGATTCGCCACAAGTTCATCGTATTCTGGAGTTCCTTTTTCTGGCATGAATCGCCGGCTTATAGCCGGACGACTCGGTGGGAAGCCTCCATATGGATATTGTCCAAAGTTGATTGCAGCATGGAGAGCTGAGGCAATCCATATGATAATAGTGCAAGTCTGAATCAGCTCTTCACATGTCTGCATCTTTGGCCACCAAGGCTCATCTTTCTTGTCACCATGACCCACCTCCCTTATTTCCTTCCACCAAGATTGAAGTTCAGTATCTTTCTTGATAGTGTCATCCTCCTTGTAGTAAAAGGAGCAGTAGTCCTTAACCCATGTTTTGATAGCAAACCAAATCTCTAGCCCATCAACTGCAAAAGGGTAATCCTCAATCAATAATCGAAGGCCATACGGGGAAGTTGAGTCCTTAACAGCCACTCCTCTGAAAGAAGCAAAGATACAACAACTGATCAACAACAAAATTCCTCTCACTTATATTAATATGATACCATCCAAGTTATTCTGGTTATACTTGTTTAAACTAGACAAGTTGAAATATTGCATGATCTGTTGAATTCAACCatattcagaaaataaaaacaatccaTAATTAGCAATGGCATTTTGCTTGAATGGTTTACCTCTTGACAAGGTCTTCAGGCAGTGCCTGCTCAGGGAAAACCCAGTCCTTGTAAAGCACAGATGAAAACTCCATAGAATACTTAGATGGACAAACTGTTAACTCTAAAGCACCACCTGCATTAATGAGAATCTGTCGTCCGAGTGCATTTATATTCATGGTGTCACGAAAGTGAGGATGCAATAGCTTATGAATAGGGTGAAGCACACTAAGGTGCCTATTTGTAGCTAAAATAATTGGCTCAATGACTGCATGAGTATGCAACCTGTGACACACACACATGATATATCTGAAGTTAATTTGAATAATATAGACAAACTAAGATTGTGGTTGGTTTATCTGACAAAGTTATACCAGTGGCTGATAAGTTGATGATAGCCTGAGTCAGCTACCACTACATAAGCTTTGGCCAGTTGCCAGAAGGAGTTTTCAATGCCTTGTTCCACGGGCGTGTAAACTTTACTTATTGCACCATATTGATCTCCCTCAGGATGAGGCAAACTCAACTCAATGGCTAGTGGCTTCAAAGTCCCACTATCTTGCAAGAACAGAATTGTCCTGCTTGCATACATCTTTGTAGAAGTAGAGTTTATCCTCTTCACGTATGGTATCAATGCATCGTGGAGATCTAAAATGAACAACCTCCTTTCTTTAATTGCCTATTCAGCCAAATGCAAATAATTAGCATGTATTACACATTTGGTAACAGTAAAAAAACTTACACTGACTACGAAgctttcacaaaattttattgtgaaaaaaaaaaaaacacagcatGCTATCAATCTTGAATATCACCTCATCTACTGTGAACCCTTCCAGGTTACTTTCGATGTGTTCTTTGGTTATTGTGCTAGTTTGATTACCGTAGATTTTGGGATCTAGCTTGCTTGCTGGTGGGAACTCCTGCAGTTATATAGGACAATTGTGAGGGGAAAGCAATCAACATAGACAATTCTTCATTGggaaattgatcttaaaaagtTTAGGAAAGGTGAATTTGACAATCATGACAGTGATCctattctttacttgaatccaattattatcaattaattaaaaacacttGGGCTTACTTGGAGACCACGAATTACAACAGGGTTTATACCAGCCAGCAACTCCCTACCAAATTCTTCATCAGTTTGCCATGCCGATTTATCCACTGCGCCAAAATTCAAATCATTAAGAACATCAACGTTAAATAGGAATGGTATGCAAAAAATGCATGATTTGCTTTGGTTTTGCATGCAAACAACATGTTGAATTACCCATCCATTTTTACTATACCTGCAATCACTTGAGGCACCGGAAATTTGAGAAGCCTTTGCCCGTCAGATCGGAAAATTTCCTTAAGCATCTCTGCAGGGATGTTATCCCTAACTTCCGTAAGTATACCCTCAGGCACCTCAATCCCACCTTCATAGAGTTTAAGTACATCTTCAAATTTGTCAAACTCATTAGGGGTGCTGTCGAATAGAGATTCAAACTCCGGTTTGAGAACTTGAACTATGGATTTCAGTGCATAGGCAAGAAAATCCGCCATTTTCAAGTGACCAAATCTTTCATCCCTTGGAACATAGATGTCTAAGCTCGAGGCAATATTCAGCCTACTCTCACATTTAGGATCTGCCaacaatataacaaaataaattgacAACTCcacataaaatatttacaagttACAACAAAGTAGAACCTTAAGCTTACAAATGAATAACATTTCTTGCTCAAAAGGACAGTGTAAGCTTTTCAGTTAACCTGAAGCATAACTAAATAAGATATGAGTCATATGACAGTGATCAAATACAACGATAACTATCTCAAAATTATAGTATGTTCCACAAACAAGGGTTGTGGGAGGTATAAATCTGCTAATTGGGTTACTTTCTTTATAACACATTTGATTCACTAAACATGAAAGAGGtctaacaattaattatatgacTTGCTAAGTTACTTACTAACATCACGTAGGCTCAATCACCAAGAGCAGCTTACAATATACCTTGGCAATGGAAACACAAACTATATTAACATGCAATTTATGTCCTCTACCGAATCCTTGAGTTGTTCTAGTGCTTCTACAACGCCACATTTTAAGTTCCACTAACATCACAACTACATCTTCATGTTATTTTCCAAAACATTCAAAAGCAGACTTGAATGAATAGCAAAACAACAAATATGAAAACCTTACCTGATTTGGCCGGTGGTCTACTAGTTCTTCCCCTACGAGGGTAGGGGTAATCCTTAGACCCTCCTAGAGTAGGACGAGCATGTTGTGGACCCTTATCCGGATTTCCCAAATCATTGTAGAGAGCATAATCATAGACCCTGTCCCACTCTTGGAGCTGACCCTTCCCATTACCTCTTAAATTCTCCAACTCTTCTTCTCTGTACTTAAGTAGTGGCATTGGTGTTTCACTTGGAAGGTATGTCTGCAATTAGTATAAAACATGTAACTAGTTGTAGGAGTAACTAACTTTAAAAATTGTcacattttgtttaatgtgtttATAGTTGTACCTTGTTGGAGAAGAAAATGCGATCCTTTTCATATTTATCAGCAGGGTATACCCAAGAGTTGCAGATAAAGCGAATGACACCTTGGCCTGGAACATCTTCTAGTGTCAGGCTTTTGAGGTAGAACTCACTATGATGATTGTTCCTTATTATAAATGCTCCTGGTGTTCCTATCTCCTCATCCCACTCAAATGTGACCTTGAATGCTGCTTCTCCTGCTGTCAAAGGTGCTATTGTTGTGATCCAGTCTTCTAGATAAGCAGGCTTCCCAAGTTTCCCCTTCAACCCATTGCCATTCCCTACAAATATTCACAAGTatcatttcaaaaaatttaaatcagtGATCAATGTTACAGTTAAATATGGTTTTGACAAACTAAATACGACaatttgtttttagtcctttaaaaaataatttttcttattttcatgcTAGTATGTTTCAGACGTGTTCATTATCCCTTTACAAATAATTGTTTCTTTTCAATCTCTCCTCTGGAAATatcatatataacatattttcataaatagattaaaaatatacttttgatggactaaaaataatattatcttatttgtaAAGAATAAATTAGTAATGATATGATTCATATTCAAAGACatggttaagttttttttaagtagTAGATGTAAATTGATTAAACAATATAGATAATTTCTAATCAGGTTGCTTAAtcttaaaaaagagaaataatagatttaaataatTGGCTGGTGGTAGTAGTCAGTGGGAACTAGGAACTAGGAAGTCATTTTCCATAGCACGGGTCTTGACTAGTGACTCCTGAGATTTAATGCTATAGAACTTAAAATTGAAAACGAAACgtaacaaacaaattaaattcaacGTGACAAACGACAGGGTATGGACTCGTAATACCAGTAGAATAATTGAACATAATAGAATAAATAcgaaaattatacataaaaaaaaggtaGTAAGGAAGCTTACCTAGAAAAATCTGTTGGCGTTAACTGTTAACGGATgactataaatatataatttctgtGGAATgtacttataataataatattaaattattaagcataagataaattgttatatagtCATTGGCCGAAGACTATGAATGTTGACTAGTACTATGAATGAATCATTCTTTATTCCGGAGTCGTACGAAATCGTCAGCAATTCCAAATCACATGTATTTCGAACAGTTTGTTTTAaggaataatattatattttcaggAATTGTATTATCGAAAATAGTAtgctttaaaatattattatcttaagCATATTTGATtggtatttataaaaaaattaaaaaataaaatttatttagttcaaaaaaataaagtgaaagaacaaatagtaaaaatatGTAACTGTTACGATATTCACAAAtttactttttcaaaaataattttttataccttTAAATAAACAACCTTAATATTTCATCTGTTGTCacttgttttatattatttataatttattgagaACGTGTACATACCCAATTTGAATCTGATCTAATgcaagtttttttatttgttaaataataatttaatctatttttaaaatatttttttaaaataagaagtgATTGTTTCTtttgaattaagtaaataaaactaatatttcTTATGTagatattttatgttattgaaattgaaaaatgaaattacaACTTACGaatgcttatttttatttttcaaaactactttcctttttttaaaaaaaaacttattatatatgaatagtaaaaaaaccatttaaaaaatccttcttttcagattttaaaagaaaaagctaGAATATTTCTCAGTTATTTTCCTACTTACTTGCATGCACCGAGTCACCTTCttcctctgttttttttttggtaacatCTTCCTCTgattttattatctaaaaactaattttaattttttttataaagtataaaaaataaaaacacaataaaacCTAAGTTCTACTCATAATTTcactgtctttttttttaaaaaaaaaaagtgtttggaAACACTACTATATTAGAAAAACCGTGTTTACTGGGTAGCAGAGCTGCTATCAGAACTAGGCTTGCGATTCCCTCTATGCTTCTGATTAAAGgatttgaagaaaagaaaaaatattttgaatagaaAGAGTTTATGTAAGATTTGAAGACAAAagatgacagaaaaaaaaatgaagagatcCAGATTTTAGTTTTCTTGTTGAAGACATTATTATATTGCAAATTTAGCGGCAGAGGTGGGAAGTGGAACTGACCAGGGTCAACGTTGACAGAACTTACGAGCTGAAGAGAAACTCGTTTCCCCACAAACTCATGAAGACGATCAAGAAACGAAGCACTGAAATCGTTGAAGTCCAAcacattcttcttcatcagCACCACCGTCCCTTTCACTCGGTGCCCTGGCCCGTTGTCGTCGTCTCCGGTGGTGGTGAAAGCGTTCATGATGTTCTGAAACATTCTCAGGAATCGAAAAGCAGCAGAAACAGTAACTAACTTTGTTTCGTTATGTGAATTGTAATTGTGAAGAAGCAACTAATGTTCTGTGCTTTATATAGACGTACACACTGGGACAATGTTAACCGACATCCTGTCTTATAGACAGAACAACTTCTACTTACTGCACAAGTTAACCCACTCTTTACTTCCTTtactttttagtttattattatcaactttttttttattaaaattcgtgataaaatacattaataacaacatattttaaaaattttaagtaatGAAACTCTCAATACAGAAAAGACTCACATGATTAATCTTAACGGTCTTATGTGTTAGGATTAACACaagaatattaatttgtaaaaatatggcctacttttttaattaattagtttgacTCGTTATGTAGGTcgattaaaattacattatgaattatttaatccgttttttattattttaacaattaagtgatataaattgataaataaaaaataaagaacataataaatatacaaattgTAAAAGATGCcaaattatatcataaataagtaaaaaaatccaAAGATCATAACTTGAACTAACAcgctaataatttaaaaatcgtTATCATCTTATATTTGTGGTTCATACAATTAAACAGTCTATTCTCAAAGTCATAGTCGATTATATGTGGTTCATccaaaaatatacttaaatCATGTAAAAGTCCCTTTAATGATAATTTCTTATTAGTTAatagtatttattaaaaagagttcaaaacactagtaatgtaaaaaatttgcagtgtttttttagaggaattttttttacagtgttaattaataaaaattaattattatgttttttcattataaaagttgataaatttattatatacagTTAGATAgctgtatttttttaacatatatgatttatttttttaaaatatagacactaagaaaaataaataaatattagtaaaattattaatttaatcataggtttaagttaaatttttaacCTGACATCACATctattatttgaaatataatttgatGTCATAATCTCGTTAAAAACAATATTCTATTgcaaaaagtattaaataaattatatcctACATATGCATACGTTAACGTTCAGAACATTTTCCGGAAAAAAAGTTAATGAATACGGAGTAagcaaattataaatttaagaaatataCGATAAAATTTTCGGTTTTTTTATCGTCTTCAGTTATGGATAATAGAGTGCACGAATTAACAAAAGTTCGAACCATCTAAAAAGTTAAAGTCGATCTGAACATGAAAAAAATGGGTGAATTTGTAGAGTTACAAAACCATATGTGGAGTTATCTAAGACTAaagacaataataaaaatatacatagcTGTATTTCGGGAAGCAAATCGGGTAGCTGATAGTCTTGCAAAACGTGGTCTTCATGTGGCTCCAGAAGTTCATGTTTTTCATAGACCCCCTGCATGGATCCGTCTAACTTCGTTAGCAGATAtgtctgctttttttttttcctttttcgtgGCTTTTAGGTTGGTCGTTTAGCCCCTTTCtgtaccacaaaaaaaaaagacaataataaaaatattttatgacatttgtaaatatttattgaacatCTATATTTGGTTTGGTTGTAATATGTATACTCGTATAATGAGTATTTTATTTacctgttaaaaaaattagggtaaaatataatttttgttctcttgttttttttttaatatgtgatcttaattttttattttttaattgaaatattttattttttaattttaaaatattcatgattttatcttatattttttaattgagacatatcgttttttattttttaaaaatttataattttaatttttgcggTAAATTTGAGAGTTGATTGATGTATTTTGTAACCATTGATTaacatgtatttatttattatctatttgataaatatttttttaattatttaattgctaataaacttaatttattaaaaaattaaaaaatacacagCCAAGTCTATAATTGATGGgactaaaatcatatatttttttaaaaataagaaaataaaatgttttaattaaaaaatatgaaaattgaaatcacatatttttaaaaatgaaagacaCATTGTGTCaattaaaaaacagaaaaactaaaattatatatattaaaaaatagaaagagaaaaaaatacattttaacccAAATATTATTCACTCAGTTATCGGTTTACCATGGTGAATAGGGAAATGAAAATATGAACCCAACCGGGAAGCACATAGTTTTGAAGTAACttttgttctgcattttttcggaactaatatattttgtttttggttcttTTATTTCTAGGTGCATATATGAATTGAAGTTAGAAATATTATACACATATTTCAatacaaattcaaataataaaagtaaaataaaaataaaaattataatcttttgataaaaatatttttggctcaaaattccGATTTCTAAATATGCACTACATCTATTCCGCGTTTGGATGTTCCCACTTGGCGGTGTCCCAGGCTTGGCTCTCCTTTACAATATTCTCACATGCTACTTTTTTCATAACTCTTTAATCCTTTTGTTTTTACTCTTTAATCGTTAGATTTTGGTGCCTCTATTTCACATATTGATGTTGGCACTTTACGATATCCCAGACTTGGCTCTTTACAATATTCTCATgtgatacttttttattttatgttgtagtGATCTTCGCACTTTACAATGTTCTACGCTCTTTAGCAATATTCTTTTCCTAATGAAATTAATGCTGGAATTAAATTCTGAATCTTTCTAAACGCTGTACTATTATCTACTAGAGTGGAGGTTAAACAACTTAAATTATGTACCTAATAACTCACTGAGATGAAAATGagtattttctgtttttattttcttttttaaaaaggtgaaaatacatttgtttaaaatttaaaaaatatattttttaaaatgtttttaaaaacaaataaaaaactgaaaactaaataaatatttttttaaagaaataaaaacctGATAACACattagagtattttttttaacaaattaagtttgttggtaattaaataattttaaaaaaaacatggtcATGGGAATTATAAATAAACACAGTTAACGTTTAAAGAATACATGATTAATGCTTGAAATTAATcacaagaattaaaattatattttaatataattttttctcaattcatattttataaatcttgaaaatttaaaaataaaaaatattttcagaaaataaaacaaaaaataaacacttaaacCAAGCCTTACTAAGTTATTAGTTCCACAATCAAGccgatttaagaaaaataaaattatgtgctCGTGAGTGGGTTTCAATAACGCGCTAAGTtccttcaaaacaaaaaataacgcGCTAAGTTTGCTTCCTACCAAATTTCCTTCCATGCCTTAGCATTAACACCGAAAAGAATGGACCTAATAATTTAatggaaatttcaattaattgattcttgtttcttttttagcaAGTTAATTTATTAAGTCTGTTTAGCATTAATTATGGAGGTACTTAAATGAATCttgagaaatttttattgaCGTTAAAATATGAATCAACTTGAAAAAACTCACCCAAAAAGACTTGACATATCCCGTATTGAATTGAATGGTCGGTCATCTTACGAGTTAGTCAACTCTCATTCCTAAGAACTTTTGCTTGTAGTTATCAACCTAAAAATAAGACTAGATCTAGATCATGTCCAGCTATTGAATGCagcaaagagaaagaaaaatatagatcATGTCCAGCTATTGATTATCGAGTCTCATCTAATTTATGTGTCATTCTTACGATGCATCTTAGGTTTCATCCATTAACACATCCAGGGTTgtgtataaatattttgtaacctaaaacaaaaatgttaaaaagaaatcttttttttacaaaaattttaaagaaacttagtatattatataaaatatcaatttttatattaatcttctAACTTTTTTAACTGTAAAATCATTGATAAGAGTCATTTGTTAGATCCAAAAATCCAAGAGGAAAGAGGTAGGATACAAAATAGATATATTTGTAAAGAGGAAAGAGATAGGatgcaaaataaatataaaataatttgattaatttttaaaaataaataagaaaaatatatttaaattatttataataatacttacatctatatttaatatttgtggtcttattaataaaaataataccaaataatatatcatactataacttaatttattatttaataattaaaattaatgacaaatatttctttaaaaaatacataaaaatattgaGATCCTAAAAAATTGAAGAGCTAAAGCCGTTGTCTCAGTGACCTAGTGACTTACACGATCATGAAATAcatagttatatatatttgtaagaccaaataacattttaattcttataatatatAGTGGTTTTCATTTTGATCATCTTTAAGAAAAAATCTGTTTCAGtctttataatattcttttttttattttattttagtcttttgtacttgttaagtgatgacataactaagaaaaattaaaaggacAAGCTTGATGTTTTCTAAATAATCAAAACTAAAATccatatattgaaaaaaaatcaaaactaaaatcTACAAATTTATAGGAATTAAAGCAATAGCATTAAGGATTAATGAaggtcaataaataaatatgacgTTCGTGTTAATTTTAACATAGCTTGAGCCATGAAGGTCAATGTATTCATTTACAATATGTTAATTTACACGTCCAAAcaataaaaagacaaaagaagaaaatgcatGTTAGTGTATGTATCAAATATCAACATTCATCTTAAACAAATCGAAACTGTAAAAGAGAACATATAACATGCGTTGAAACTATGCTCGCgtgtgaaagataaaaaaaataaaaaaataacatgtttgAAACTACGCTCAAACTCACATCCAACCCTCATTAACATGAAAGCTAAACACACTAttaacctttattttattttatttttaccgaAAAACACACTATTAACCTATCTACTTAAATACttgtaaaaaatcttttttttttttccggaaATAAGTTATCTTCATATAGATAAACTGATTCAATTCaatgaaaattagaaaaaaatcaatttaaataattgaaaacaaaaaaaaaactgaaaatcaaacgatcaaaatttaggaaaatcgaattttcttattgaatttgGTCGGGTTTCATTTTCAAGACCAATCAAATACCAAcgaaacttatatatatttatatgattttagtaATATCAccgtgtttatatttttattttttatatatttataaaactatCACATATACCtagttagaaaaatatatttaattaagaataatatttattaactatttgagttaaaatacattattaagtttagcaaatttatttttaatataatttatattaaaaaattatactattattagttatataataacatataaatgaaatctttgatgttttaaattatttttttattaaatttattatacatcttattgtttttttgatattttctcacaaaaataaaagattaaaactaaaaaccTTTCCAatccaaatcaatttaaattggaTGAGATcatattaacatttttaaaaaaccgattagat includes these proteins:
- the LOC100802887 gene encoding probable linoleate 9S-lipoxygenase 5, with the translated sequence MFQNIMNAFTTTGDDDNGPGHRVKGTVVLMKKNVLDFNDFSASFLDRLHEFVGKRVSLQLVSSVNVDPGNGNGLKGKLGKPAYLEDWITTIAPLTAGEAAFKVTFEWDEEIGTPGAFIIRNNHHSEFYLKSLTLEDVPGQGVIRFICNSWVYPADKYEKDRIFFSNKTYLPSETPMPLLKYREEELENLRGNGKGQLQEWDRVYDYALYNDLGNPDKGPQHARPTLGGSKDYPYPRRGRTSRPPAKSDPKCESRLNIASSLDIYVPRDERFGHLKMADFLAYALKSIVQVLKPEFESLFDSTPNEFDKFEDVLKLYEGGIEVPEGILTEVRDNIPAEMLKEIFRSDGQRLLKFPVPQVIAVDKSAWQTDEEFGRELLAGINPVVIRGLQEFPPASKLDPKIYGNQTSTITKEHIESNLEGFTVDEAIKERRLFILDLHDALIPYVKRINSTSTKMYASRTILFLQDSGTLKPLAIELSLPHPEGDQYGAISKVYTPVEQGIENSFWQLAKAYVVVADSGYHQLISHWLHTHAVIEPIILATNRHLSVLHPIHKLLHPHFRDTMNINALGRQILINAGGALELTVCPSKYSMEFSSVLYKDWVFPEQALPEDLVKRGVAVKDSTSPYGLRLLIEDYPFAVDGLEIWFAIKTWVKDYCSFYYKEDDTIKKDTELQSWWKEIREVGHGDKKDEPWWPKMQTCEELIQTCTIIIWIASALHAAINFGQYPYGGFPPSRPAISRRFMPEKGTPEYDELVANPDKAYLKTVTSQFLAVLGISLVEILSKHSSDEVYLGQRDTPDWTSDAEPLQAFEKFGKKLADIEERILRMNSDEKFRNRYGPVKMPYTLLYPSSKGGLTGMGVPNSISI